In Topomyia yanbarensis strain Yona2022 chromosome 2, ASM3024719v1, whole genome shotgun sequence, one DNA window encodes the following:
- the LOC131680972 gene encoding uncharacterized protein K02A2.6-like: MKHIQASLSLKPKSNPIFLKARTLPFSIRNIVEREIESMVNSGILMKVNHSTWATPIVPVMKSADRVRLCGDYKITVNKHLNIDEHPLPTIDELFANMAGGQKFSKLDLAQAYLQMKVRPEDCEILTLNTHLGLYQPSRLMYDVASAPAIFQREISQVLGNIPVVSVF; the protein is encoded by the coding sequence ATGAAGCACATCCAGGCTTCGTTGAGTCTTAAACCAAAATCTAACCCGATATTTCTAAAAGCTCGTACATTGCCGTTTTCCATACGCAATATCGTGGAACGAGAGATCGAGAGTATGGTGAATAGTGGAATCCTAATGAAGGTCAATCATAGCACATGGGCTACTCCTATAGTACCCGTTATGAAATCTGCAGATCGCGTTCGCTTGTGTGGCGATTATAAAATAACCGTTAACAAACATTTGAACATTGACGAACATCCTCTACCGACAATTGACGAGCTATTCGCGAATATGGCAGGTGGACAGAAATTCTCGAAGTTAGACTTAGCTCAGGCGTATCTTCAAATGAAAGTACGCCCGGAAGACTGCGAAATCCTTACGTTGAACACACATCTCGGCTTATACCAACCGTCGCGGTTAATGTACGATGTAGCGTCAGCACCGGCAATTTTTCAACGCGAAATCTCTCAGGTACTGGGAAACATTCCAGTTGTATCGGTGTTTTAG